The following are encoded together in the Pedobacter steynii genome:
- a CDS encoding glycosyltransferase family 2 protein, which yields MMNTKPEIMVSVCCITYNHEQYIAEALDSFLMQKTGFEFEILVGEDCSTDATRSVIREYAVRYPERIKLIAHPENIGAIRNQVDVITRARGKYIALCDGDDFWTDPEKLQKQVDFLETNPEYVICCHHTRVIDENEETVYLKKTPVSMEFDYQDVLLGKREETRICSLMIRNIDAVRAVGQESWYFDTYGTDTLFKLYALANTGKKIFVLPEVMACYRLHTGGIWSMIDSRIRKTRMVSDFNLTIKNFKYSGLMKKELLKIYIRQYFLFDLRNWKINNAMNTIMNLL from the coding sequence ATGATGAATACTAAACCTGAAATTATGGTGAGCGTCTGCTGCATCACCTATAATCATGAACAATATATCGCCGAAGCACTGGACAGTTTTCTGATGCAAAAAACTGGTTTTGAATTTGAAATCCTGGTTGGTGAGGATTGCTCTACGGATGCCACGAGATCGGTGATTCGGGAATATGCAGTCAGGTATCCTGAACGCATCAAACTGATTGCGCATCCGGAAAATATCGGAGCGATCAGAAACCAGGTAGATGTGATCACCAGGGCGAGGGGGAAATACATTGCCCTTTGTGATGGAGATGACTTCTGGACTGATCCTGAAAAACTGCAAAAGCAGGTCGACTTTTTAGAGACCAATCCGGAATATGTGATCTGTTGTCACCATACCAGGGTGATCGATGAAAATGAGGAAACAGTTTACCTCAAAAAGACACCGGTAAGCATGGAATTTGACTATCAGGATGTATTGCTTGGCAAAAGAGAAGAAACCAGAATCTGCTCACTCATGATCAGAAATATTGATGCGGTGAGGGCAGTAGGGCAAGAGTCCTGGTACTTCGATACCTATGGTACAGATACCCTTTTTAAGCTGTATGCCCTGGCAAATACCGGTAAGAAAATATTTGTATTGCCGGAAGTTATGGCTTGCTACCGCCTGCATACCGGTGGGATTTGGAGCATGATCGATTCCAGGATCAGGAAGACAAGAATGGTCAGTGATTTCAACCTGACCATTAAGAATTTTAAGTATTCCGGACTGATGAAAAAGGAATTGCTCAAAATTTATATCCGTCAGTATTTTCTGTTTGACCTGAGAAACTGGAAGATCAATAATGCAATGAACACGATTATGAACTTATTATAA
- a CDS encoding DegT/DnrJ/EryC1/StrS family aminotransferase, whose translation MIPVTKPFLPGIQEFESYMSSIWERQWLTNNGPLVNELELKLKNYLNIRHLLYVANGTMALQIAIKALDLKGEIITTPFSFVATTNSIVWEGCTPVFVDIDEETFNIDPAKIEQAITPKTSAILATHVYGNPCDIEAIQKIADAHSLKVIFDAAHCFGTKYKNKSVFEYGDISTTSFHATKLFHTIEGGAVFTKCPELLKKMALMRNFGYNGPDEFAELGINGKNCEFHAAMGLCNLKQVDDILDKRRLLSFYYWKALSPLKAKYPKLNADLDYNYAYFPVLFDSAALMLSCLKALENEKIYCRRYFYPPLSSLPFVDPVSMPVCESVASRILCLPLYHTLTSSDLDLITRIILRVQNYGQPLQTETMDSTPIEILHPASVGI comes from the coding sequence ATGATACCTGTAACCAAACCCTTTCTCCCTGGAATTCAAGAATTTGAATCGTATATGAGCAGTATTTGGGAGCGACAATGGCTCACTAACAATGGACCATTGGTAAATGAACTGGAATTGAAATTGAAAAATTACCTGAACATCAGGCACTTGCTTTATGTTGCTAATGGGACCATGGCCTTGCAGATCGCCATCAAAGCGCTGGACCTGAAAGGGGAAATCATCACCACCCCATTTTCTTTTGTAGCCACCACGAACAGCATTGTCTGGGAAGGTTGTACGCCGGTGTTTGTAGATATCGATGAGGAAACTTTTAATATCGATCCGGCTAAAATTGAACAGGCCATTACACCAAAGACTTCGGCAATCCTGGCTACTCATGTATATGGTAATCCCTGCGACATCGAGGCGATTCAAAAAATTGCAGATGCACATTCTCTGAAGGTGATTTTTGATGCAGCGCATTGCTTCGGAACGAAGTATAAAAATAAATCGGTATTTGAATACGGGGACATCAGCACCACGAGCTTTCATGCCACCAAGCTTTTCCATACGATTGAGGGTGGAGCTGTGTTTACCAAATGTCCTGAGCTATTAAAAAAGATGGCGCTGATGAGAAATTTTGGCTACAATGGCCCAGACGAATTTGCGGAACTTGGAATCAATGGAAAAAACTGCGAGTTCCATGCGGCAATGGGTTTGTGTAACCTGAAACAGGTGGATGATATTCTCGATAAGAGAAGGTTGCTTTCTTTTTATTACTGGAAGGCGCTGAGTCCGCTGAAAGCGAAGTATCCTAAGCTCAATGCAGATCTGGATTATAATTATGCCTATTTCCCGGTATTGTTTGACAGTGCGGCGCTGATGCTGAGCTGTTTGAAAGCACTGGAGAACGAGAAAATTTACTGCAGAAGGTATTTCTATCCACCACTTTCCAGTCTGCCTTTTGTAGATCCGGTGTCTATGCCGGTTTGTGAATCTGTAGCCTCCAGGATACTCTGTTTACCGTTATACCATACGCTCACTTCCAGCGATCTGGACCTGATCACGCGGATCATTCTCCGGGTTCAGAATTATGGTCAGCCTCTGCAAACGGAGACCATGGACAGCACCCCGATTGAAATACTACACCCGGCATCGGTTGGAATATAA